A single window of Salvia splendens isolate huo1 chromosome 6, SspV2, whole genome shotgun sequence DNA harbors:
- the LOC121806332 gene encoding superoxide dismutase [Fe] 3, chloroplastic-like: MSLFNCISNQCPLGSNFGSSNKLGAVPQLGGTQRRDKSRKSRCITAYYGLKSPPYKLDALEPYMSQKTLEVHWGAHHRGYVEALNKHLAKNDVLYGYTMDELIKVTYNNGNPWPEFNSAAQVWNHDFFWESMQPGGGEMPTLGLLQQIEKDFGSFINFREKFVEAALTSFGSCWVWLVLKREKRCLAIVKTSNAINPLVWNDIPITGLDVWEHAYYLDFKNDRAKYINTFMDHLISWEAAAARMARAQSFVNLGEPKIPVA; the protein is encoded by the exons ATGAGTTTGTTTAATTGCATTAGTAATCAGTGCCCTCTGGGCTCCAATTTTGGGTCTTCAAACAAATTGGGCGCCGTTCCCCAGCTG GGAGGAACACAGAGAAGAGATAAATCCAGAAAGAGTCGCTGCATCACTGCGTATTATGGTTTAAAAAGCCCACCTTACAAACTA GATGCTCTGGAACCATATATGAGCCAGAAAACGCTCGAGGTACACTGGGGAGCTCACCATCGTGGTTATGTTGAAGCTCTTAACAAGCATCTTGCAAAAAATGATGTACTGTATGGATATACAATGGATGAGCTGATCAAAGTGACATATAACAATGGCAACCCGTGGCCTGAGTTCAACTCTGCAGCTCAG GTCTGGAATCATGACTTCTTTTGGGAATCAATGCAACCTGGAGGAGGTGAAATGCCCACACTGGGCCTACTGCAGCAGATAGAAAAGGACTTTGGTTCATTTATCAATTTCAGAGAAAAGTTCGTAGAAGCAGCCCTTACATCCTTCGGATCTTGCTGGGTGTGGTTGGTTT TGAAAAGGGAGAAAAGATGTCTTGCAATAGTTAAAACATCCAATGCAATTAATCCTCTGGTCTGGAATGACATA CCAATAACTGGGTTGGATGTGTGGGAG CACGCGTATTATTTGGATTTCAAG AATGATAGAGCCAAATACatcaacacatttatggatCACCTCATATCATGGGAAGCAGCAGCAGCACGTATGGCTCGTGCACAGTCTTTTGTAAATCTAGGCGAACCCAAAATCCCAGTTGCGTGA
- the LOC121807567 gene encoding protein-S-isoprenylcysteine O-methyltransferase A-like, which translates to MWDIFSFTAFRQISQMLFAIFFFHSSEFLLAVYFHGIQKVTPNTLLLSIEYVMAMIFSLVEYLVEIHFFPEMKEQWAISNMGLALLVVGEIIRKLAIITAGRSFTHLIKKYIDDDHVLITHGLYKYVRHPSYCGFFLWSIGTQIMLCNPLCTLAFALVVWKFFHMRIPYEEFFLRQYFGSQYEAYARRTSSGIPFIK; encoded by the coding sequence ATGTGGGATATCTTCAGCTTCACAGCTTTCAGACAAATATCGCAAATGCTGTTTGCGATATTCTTCTTTCACAGTTCTGAGTTTCTTCTAGCAGTTTACTTTCACGGGATTCAGAAAGTAACTCCGAATACCCTTTTACTCAGCATTGAATATGTTATGGCAATGATCTTCTCCCTGGTCGAGTATTTGGTTGAAATACATTTCTTTCCAGAGATGAAGGAACAGTGGGCAATAAGCAACATGGGTCTTGCCTTGTTAGTAGTTGGTGAAATCATACGAAAGTTGGCTATAATAACTGCTGGTAGGTCCTTCACTCATCTAATAAAGAAATATATTGATGATGATCATGTATTGATCACTCATGGGCTCTACAAGTATGTCCGGCATCCAAGTTACTGTGGCTTCTTTCTCTGGTCCATTGGTACTCAAATAATGCTTTGCAATCCCCTATGTACGCTTGCATTTGCGCTAGTGGTTTGGAAATTTTTCCATATGAGAATACCATATGAAGAGTTTTTCCTGAGGCAGTATTTTGGTTCTCAGTATGAGGCGTATGCTAGACGAACGTCCTCCGGTATCCCATTTATAAAGTAA
- the LOC121807566 gene encoding probable xyloglucan endotransglucosylase/hydrolase protein 33, producing the protein MAISHRNLLLSIVILCNTVHAYSRGPVYRPPDVESLTDSFIRLTVSQSCNVFFGGVNVHVTSNGANAELSLDKSSGSGLSSKNKYYYGFFNAAMKMPSGFTSGVVVAYYLSNFDAFPHNHDEIDFELLGHEKRREWVLQTNMYGNGSVKTGREEKFYLWFDPTQGFHDYSILWNNHHIVFLVDNIPVREVIHSNAISPAYPSKPMSVYATIWDGSQWATRGGKYPVDYKYAPYVASMGGIQMEGCILNTKDIAPACSRSSPSSLDPVDGERFAKLSSQQTTGLEWARGKHMFYSYCQDKSRYKVMPPECNSK; encoded by the exons ATGGCCATTTCCCACAGAAATCTATTACTATCAATTGTTATTCTGTGCAACACAGTCCATGCATACTCCCGTGGACCTGTCTATAGGCCTCCGGACGTCGAGAGTTTAACTGACAGTTTTATTCGATTAACGGTTAGCCAGAGCTGCAATGTGTTCTTTGGAGGGGTGAACGTGCATGTCACGAGCAACGGGGCCAATGCTGAGCTGAGTTTGGACAAGTCCTCAG GTTCTGGCTTGTCGTCGAAAAACAAATATTACTATGGATTCTTCAACGCGGCTATGAAGATGCCTTCTGGTTTTACATCAGGGGTTGTGGTTGCCTATTAT CTATCAAATTTTGACGCTTTTCCTCACAACCATGATGAGATTGATTTCGAACTGCTCGGGCATGAGAAGAGAAGGGAATGGGTGCTGCAGACCAACATGTACGGAAACGGAAGCGTGAAGACAGGAAGGGAAGAGAAGTTTTACCTGTGGTTCGATCCAACACAGGGTTTCCACGACTACAGCATTCTCTGGAACAATCACCATATAGT GTTTCTGGTGGACAACATACCCGTGAGAGAAGTCATTCACAGTAATGCCATATCCCCTGCTTATCCATCAAAGCCTATGTCAGTTTATGCGACTATTTGGGATGGCTCGCAGTGGGCAACTCGCGGCGGAAAATATCCTGTTGATTATAAATATGCGCCATATGTGGCGTCAATGGGAGGGATTCAGATGGAGGGCTGCATCTTGAACACAAAGGATATTGCTCCTGCGTGTTCAAGGAGCAGCCCGTCGAGCTTAGACCCCGTTGATGGCGAGCGGTTTGCTAAGCTGTCCAGTCAACAAACCACAGGGTTGGAATGGGCTAGGGGAAAGCACATGTTCTACTCATATTGCCAAGACAAGTCCAGATACAAAGTTATGCCACCAGAATGCAATAGCAAATAG
- the LOC121809236 gene encoding probable receptor-like protein kinase At5g18500, whose translation MDLHIMHHAALADENQCVVDMKTPSSWNDSRGNWGGFVNNNTCAQALETYLYASAKNANKTGEIFLNITQQKACLSSANICGIERLTSGRGGCSDYSVEDVVNEQATQLQSLDQGCNEACSSCLKRWEQMDFSIEEEADICRFSVLVSVISRRLSDMEWIDSIFTCLGDGIPLGAADEGKQEKKMSFTKDLEIVAGGVVAIAILCVIFFFFFLKKRTKTRPSKEIYEGENSCWEQSSSMKMTVREVYEATDNLSAANFIGQGIAGKVYKGIMWKGEAVAVKHILNEGHMETFVREVRSLSHVKHPNLVQLLGHCDGEDESFLVYQLCQNGNLSEWLFGKHRLLSWIRRVEIALDCARGLWFLHTYPQGCIVHRDIKPTNILLGSKFEGKLSDFGLSKVISMGVSHVSSEVRGTFGYVDPEYQKDRQVQSSTDVYSFGVVLLQLVSGQRVINLEVTTPVALSKKAKTLIRKGGGDITEFADPKLNGDYCLDAFHMILKLALSCIGVKHQRPSMETVVTLLQEARRISLHT comes from the exons ATGGATCTCCATATCATGCATCACGCAGCTCTAGCAGATGAGAATCAATGTGTTGTTGACATGAAAACTCCATCATCATGGAATGATTCAAGAGGAAACTGGGGTGGATTTGTCAACAACAACACATGTGCACAAGCACTAGAAACATATTTATACGCGTCGGCAAAGAACGCCAACAAAACTGGGGAAATATTTCTGAACATCACACAGCAAAAGGCCTGTCTGAGTTCAGCAAACATCTGTGGCATTGAGAGGCTAACTAGTGGAAGAGGAGGGTGCTCGGACTACTCAGTGGAAGACGTTGTGAACGAGCAAGCAACACAGTTGCAGAGTTTGGATCAAGGCTGCAATGAAGCGTGCAGCTCTTGTTTGAAGAGGTGGGAGCAGATGGACTTTTCGATCGAAGAAGAAGCCGATATCTGTAGGTTTTCGGTTCTAGTTTCAGTTATTAGTAGAAGGCTTAGTGACATGGAATGGATAGATTCAATCTTCACCTGCCTTGGAGATGGAATTCCATTAG GTGCAGCTGATGaggggaaacaagaaaagaAGATGTCCTTCACTAAAG ATCTTGAAATTGTGGCTGGTGGTGTTGTGGCCATTGCCATTTTGTGTgtaatcttcttcttcttcttcctaaaGAAAAGGACCAAAACAAGACCTTCGAAAGAGATTTATG AAGGCGAAAATTCGTGTTGGGAGCAATCCAGCAGCATGAAGATGACAGTGAGAGAAGTGTATGAAGCGACAGACAATCTGAGTGCAGCAAACTTCATAGGGCAAGGCATAGCAGGGAAAGTATACAAGGGGATTATGTGGAAGGGGGAGGCTGTGGCGGTTAAGCACATATTAAACGAGGGGCACATGGAGACATTTGTAAGGGAGGTGAGGAGCTTATCGCATGTGAAGCATCCGAACCTGGTGCAGTTGTTAGGGCATTGCGATGGAGAAGATGAGAGCTTTCTTGTTTACCAACTGTGTCAGAATGGAAATCTGTCTGAGTGGCTCTTTG GGAAGCATAGATTGTTGAGTTGGATTAGAAGGGTGGAGATTGCTCTAGACTGTGCGAGAGGCCTCTGGTTTCTTCATACCTATCCTCAAGGCTGCATTGTTCACCGTGATATTAAG CCAACAAACATCCTTCTAGGCAGCAAGTTTGAAGGGAAACTGTCGGATTTCGGATTGTCAAAGGTGATCTCGATGGGAGTCTCCCATGTGAGCTCGGAGGTACGAGGAACCTTCGGGTACGTGGACCCCGAGTACCAGAAGGATCGGCAAGTGCAGTCGTCTACAGATGTTTATAGTTTCGGAGTAGTTCTTTTGCAGTTGGTGTCGGGGCAAAGGGTCATCAATCTCGAAGTCACAACACCTGTGGCCTTGAGTaaaaag GCTAAAACACTAATTAGGAAAGGCGGAGGGGATATAACAGAATTTGCTGATCCTAAACTTAATGGTGACTATTGTTTAGATGCTTTTCACATGATTTTGAAGCTAGCATTATCTTGTATTGGGGTTAAGCACCAACGCCCTTCCATGGAAACTGTCGTCACATTGCTACAGGAAGCCCGTCGCATTTCTCTCCACACATAA